The Halomonas sp. 'Soap Lake #6' genomic sequence TCCGGGCGCTTAGCCGAGCTTGAAACGCAAGAAGGTGAGCTAAGCGCACAGCAGAGACGTGACGTGGAGGCCTTGGAGGCGGCGCTGCAAGCCTACGATCGATTGGTTGCCGTTGATGAGCGCTTAAGTGCACTGGAGCAGCGTATTGCCCAAGCGCCTGAGTTATTACTGCGCTTAGAGCGTGAGCTGAACGAGGCAGAGGAGTCTAGTCAGCAGCTCTCGGTCGATCATTTAAGCGATATGTCGTTGGAGGCGTTGGAATCCCAGCAAGCGGGAGCTGTGGTAGAACTTCAGCAGCTGCAGAGCCAATTAGCGGATGTTAATTCCCAGCTACTCGCTGCCCAGACACTACCCGAGCGTGCCCAGCAAGCTATTTCCGATGCACTGCAGCGGTCTGAAAGTCTGCGCCGTGACCACGACGAGCGGGAAGCATTGCTGGAGGGGCGGCAACTTACTGCGCAAAACGATGTACGGTTGATCCAGCTGCGCCTTGAGCGGGCGCTGGCTGAGCGTGAAGTAAGCTTGAATCAACGTGAGCTGGGCGCTAACAGCCGGTTACGTGAGCTAGCTCAGCAGCGGCGTGACCTATTGTCACTGCAAATTGACCATTTAGAGCAGCAACTCAACTTACTTCAGGGGGTTATTGATCGTCAGCGGCGCCTGCAGTCAGAACAGGCCATTGCCGACGCCGCCAGGGATGACCCGCTCATTGCAGAAGGGCATCCGGTGGTGCTACGTGCCCAGCAAGTTAACCAAGATCTAAGTCTTGAGTTGCTGCGTGCCACAGACCGTACCAATGGTATCGTACGGGAAAATATCGAAGCACAACGCCAACTGGAACAGGTGCGCCAGCTACAGCGCAGCCTCAATGAACAATTAGAGGCGATTCGTGGCAGCCAGCTTTTGTCACGCATTTTACGCGAGCAGCGTCAGTCACTGCCTTCTATCGCTCCTCGCCGCGATTTACAGGACGAAATTGCAGACCTACGTTTAAAACAGTTTGATTTGGTCCGTCAACGTGACCAGCTTCGTCAAGGCGAGCGCCTAGCCAGCCAGCGGTTGCAAGAGGCTGGGTTAGAGGTCACTCCTGGCTTATTGGACTCCCTCACACGGCTTTATCAATCTCGCCGTGAGTTGGTGGAGCAGCTTGAGCAGTCCTACGGTAGTTTGCTCAGTGCAGCAATTGAGCTGCAGCTTAATCAACAACAGCTATTAACGACCACGCGTAGTTTGCGTGCCACCATTGATGAGCATCTGTTTTGGGTTGCCAACAGTCGTCCGCTGGACGTGAACTGGTTTCGTCAACTGCCCCAAAACCTTCGGTTAGAGTGGCGTGAAGGGGAGTGGCGTGCCATTTTGCCTGCTCACTGGCAAGGGCTTTCATGGCAAATGCTGGCGGGCGCGCCGCTGTTGTTAATGAGCTTTTTACTAGTTGGATTGCGTCGGCGCATTAAGGCACGTCTAGCGCTGATTCACTCGCAAATTGGGCGATTGAAAAGTGATACCCAACTGCATACTCCCAAAGCCGTGCTATTAAATGCCCTGCTGGCTATTCCAGGACCACTTGCACTGGCGGGGATGGGCGTTGGCTTTCAGGCGGCAGAGGGCGCGCTGGCAAACAGCGTAGCGCCAGCCCTGTTGCAGCTGGGCCTAAGCTGGGGAGTGGTGGCTCTCGGACGTCGTTTGCTGGTGCCCGATGGCGTTGCTGAGCGGCACTTTACCTGGTCGCCAGCCTATAACGCACGGCTGCGTAAGCTGCTGGGGGGGCTAGGTGTGGCGTTAGCGCCTGTCGTGGCGATTGCGGCTATGTCGGGGCAGATGGAGACCCCTCTGGCATTACGACCAGTTGCAATAGGGATTTTGGCAGCAGGTTTATTGGCGATGAGCTGGTGGTTGGCGAAATTAATTTTATCCCATGTGCCATTTTTTGGCGTCAGGCTATTTCGCTTAATGCTGGGGCTGGCTATGGCGGCTGTGCCACTAATCCTGCTTGGCTTGGTTGCATGGGGTTATGAGTACACTGCTTTGCGCTTAATAGGGCGCTTTGCCATCACTCTCTACCTATTAGGGCTATGGGTGGTGGTCGAGGCCACAGTTGTGCGCAGCCTGGCGGTGGCTGCGCGCCGGCTAGCGTACCGGCGGGCGTTGGCTAGACGCCATGCCCAGGTACAAGAGGGTGCTGAAGGTGGATTGGAAGTAGTGGATGAACCGCCGCTTGATATGGAAAAGATCAACACCCAGTCTCTACGGCTCTCTAAGCTGATACTACTGATTGGCTTCAGTGCGCTGCTGTATTTGGTTTGGTCGGATCTGCTGACGGTGCTGGGCTACTTGGATCAAGTATCGTTATGGGATGCCGAAGAGGGTGATCTCGTTGGCGATACACTGTCTATTTCGGATGTCTTTGCCGCTCTGCTGGTTATCGCACTAACGTTTATTATGGCCAGAAACCTGCCTGGGCTGCTGGAAGTGATGGTGTTGTCACGTTTGGCATTAAAGCAAGGTAGTGCTTATGCCATTAGCTCGTTGCTTTCATACACGATTGTCGGCACCGGGGTGGTTATGGCCCTGGCTACGTTGGGGGTTTCCTGGGATAAATTACAGTGGTTGATAGCGGCACTGAGCGTTGGCTTAGGCTTTGGTTTACAGGAGATATTTGCTAATTTTATTTCCGGCCTAATTATTCTATTTGAGCGCCCTATCCGTATTGGCGACACTATTACACTTGGCAATCTTCACGGTACTGTTAGCCGGATACGTATACGGGCCACCACGGTGACCGACTTCGACCGCAAAGAAATTATTATTCCCAATAAGACCTTTGTGACCGACCAGCTTATCAACTGGTCACTGTCAGATAACGTTACCCGGGTAGTGCTCACCTATGGTGTCTCCCACGGCTCTGACTTGCCGCTAGTGCACCAACTATTACGCCAAGCAGCCGATGAGAACGAGCGAGTGCTAACGGACCCAGAGCCTCAGGTGTTCTGCTTAAACTATGGGCAGCACAGTCTCAACTTCGAGCTACGTATCTTCGTGAACGACTTGGTTGACCGGCTGTTTGCCGCCGACGAGGTTAACTGCCGGGTGGATGAGCTGTTCCGTGATGCGGGGGTGAGAGTTGCCTTTGAACAAGTGGACGTGTGGCTGCACCCTGATGATGGAAAATCGGTCAAAGTGCAGTCAGCCAAGAAGCTACCGCCTGCCAATCTGAGTTAATTCACTCAGTGCTGATCCGGCCTGCTAGTGTTTAGCCGCCAATAATAAAAACTCCCGATTACCGTCGCTGCCGGTAATCGGGCTTTCTTGCCAGTGGCTAATGCTAAGCCCGCAGTGCGCACAAGCGGCGCGGATTTTTTGTTCTACCTCGGCATAGCGGCTGGGGTTACGTACCACACCGCGTTTATCCAGTGCGCCAGGCTCAAGCTCAAACTGTGGTTTTACCAGCGAAAGGAGCTGCCCCTGCTGGGGAAGCAGGGTGGCAATTTCAGGTAATATCAGCGTTTGCGAAATAAATGAGACATCCATCACCGCCAGGTCAATAGGGTGCTCGGTTAGCGCTTTTTGAAGCGCTGGAGAGCGGCTCATTTGACGGGCATTTAAGCCCTCTAAGCAGGTCACGCGGGGGTCGCCGCGAAGCACTTCTGCAAGCTGGCCATGACCGACTTCCACGCCAACTACATGCCGTGCACCAAACTGCAACGCGCAGTCAGTAAAGCCGCCTGTGGATTGGCCAATGTCCAGCACACCCCGCCCATCTAAGCGTATCCCCAGCGCTTTTAGAACGCCTTCGAGTTTCAATCCCGCTCTGGAGGCATAGCGCTCCTCTGGGTCATCCTCAATACGTAAAGCAGTATCTAAGGGCCACTTTTCCGAAGGCTTGGTGAGCGCACGGCCATCCGTGTGGTAAACGCGCCCATTACGAATAAGTCGTTGGGCACGGGTACGTGAGTTGGCCAGCCCTTGGCTGACCAGCAGTTGATCAAGTCTAATCATGGGGTCTATAGGGTCATTTTACACGGCTATAAGAGGTCTTCTGGCGGCACCAGAGGGCCTTTGTCGGCCTGAAGTTCCGTCGGCGGTAGGCGGGCTGCTCCCCAGCTACGGTGCAAGTAGCCTTTGACGCACTCAAGCTCTTCGCTCGTAACGTCAGCAAGTTCGCCTCGCTCCAGCGGATCGTAGTGGTAAATATACAGCCGGGAGGTGAATTGGTCGAAGGGAAGAGAGGCCTCGCCAAAGCGCTCGCCGTTACCCGACGTGCTTACTTTAACGCCATCGCCCCAGTTCTGCCCGCTATCGTTATTAGGGTTATAGAAGTAGACACGCATGACATCACTTGGGTCTAGTGAGGCCCGCAAAATTGTAATGGCGTGCCAGCCAATAAAGCGGGCAGCGCTGTCAGTTACCGCAATACCTGCTGGCTGGGGGTGAATCAGCGGTTGGTTGCCGTTGTAGTAGGGGTGATAGCTTGCATAGAAGTGGCGCACAAAGTCATCAACATTACAGAGCTGACCAGTGGCAACGTCCACATTGATGCTAAACCCTCGGCCTGACCACCAGCCATGAAACTCAGGGTTTACCCAGCGGTGTGGGTCACCCTCGCGGCCAATGCAGCGACGGCCCATTTCCGCATAAATACGATCTAAGTGGGGGACTACAATCAGTGAAACAGGGTCCAGGTCCATGGGCAGCTCAGAAGCAACGCCCAGGGCGCTCTCCATGGAGGAGATTGGTTGACCTTCGAAATGCATAATGATTTCGTCATCTCGCGCCGCCCAGGTCACCATTTGCAGTAGATAATCAGGGTCATTGTAGGCCCACATGGAAAGTGCGCGGGCTGACTGGCAAGTGGGGTTATTGCCCTGGCCAACGCCCAGCGGTAGCCCCAGCATACAGAGCACGCCTTCAATTAACCGCGCCTTGGGCGATGCGGCAGTGCCATAGGCAACGTTCAGCCGCGCCTGAGCCCATTCTGAGAGCTTTAGATTAAGCTGGCGCCACATAGCCGGTGCTACCGGTGGCTGATAGAAAATGCCTCTTTCAAGCAGCAGTGCTAGGCCATAAACCGCCTGAGCTGTCGCAGGGTAAACGCCACTGCGAATCAGCGCGTGCACCAGCTCGCGGTAGCACAGCAGGCAGTCGCGGCCTGTTGCAGAAAGCCCCAGCGCTTCCGACAGCAGATGGTCTCCCTCCTCAAGGAGGTGGCGCAGTAGTACCGCGTGGTAGGGCGAAACCAAACCAGTATCGTGCATAGCACGGGCAAAACCGGTGGACTCTGCCTGCAGTGCTGCACTGTCCATGCGCTCCAGTCGCTCACGATACAGCTCAATACCTGGGTCTTCGCGGCAGGCTTGGGTCGGCCCGAAAAGCGAGCTCACCAACCGGTCGGCACCTTGCCCACTGGCGCCCAGATCAATCGCCGGGTTTGCTTGGCACAGGGCGATTTGGGTAATCATCTGCTTGATGGCATCGACCTGAATCGGTCGCTGCTTGAGAATTCGCCAGATTTCGTCGATTAACTGGTCGATGACGTGCTCGTAGCCAATGCGTTCAGCCAAGTGCTGGAAAAGCTGGCGAGGAATAATGGCTAGCTTTCCCTGGGTTTCCCGTTCGGTCTCGCTTGGCGTATTAAACAGTAGCCACAGGTTAATGGCCATCACCTGGGTCAGGTAATGGTGAGCATGCTCCTGGGAGACGAGAGAGTGAGGGTAATTGCCCTTGGCGACGGCCAATAGTCGCAGTTCGCTCAACGCTTCTATTACCACGACGTTGGCATCGGCGCTCTTTAGGGAAAACGTTGTGAACGTAGGAATCAAGTATTGAGGGGTTTCCCAATCAGAGCCTGCAAACACGCCCGCGGATTCAAAATCCGCGGCGCGTGTTTCAAGGGCGGCAGGGCCGCCAACTTGCATCAAGATTCGGCGCGCGGTATCTAGTACGCGGGGCAGCTTTGCCGGTTTAGAAAATGCTGGCGCCTGGGAAAGCAGGCGCACCGCATCATCAAATTTGCTCAGCAATCCGTTTAGCTTGCCATCTTCAGAAGAAGATGCCTCTTGATTGATCGTCACATAGATTCCTTATCCTTGCCGCAGCGGGGATTATACATAGAAGTCGAGGTCTTCTTGGCGTTTGAGTAGATCGCGGATGGTATGTGCGTCCTCGCCTTTAAAGTAAATCAAGCCCCAATGGGTGCCAAAGGCGGTGCGTTTAGTGACTGTCTCTTCTGCTGGAGGCGTTAGCTCGTGAGACTCAAAGTATGGGTGATCTTCGGTCTCTTCGGGAATCTCCAGGCGGCTGACGACGCGGCGCCGCGGGTACACGCCAAAGCAGCCAGCGAAGCCGTCAGCATCAACAATTTCTTTGGGGAAGAACGCTGCCACTTCTTCTTGGGTGCTTTTAGGATCAAATACCAGCATGGACGCCTGGTAAGCGTTAAAGCCATAAACTCGCTCCAATAGCTCAAAAACCTTGAAGCCAGGTGGGCGGTAGGCGACTTCACCAAAGTACATCTCGCCATCGCTGGTTACGAAGTACTCGGGGTGAATCAGGCCAAACTCAATATCAAACGCTTTAATCAGTTTTTCGATCTGCGCAGTGATCTGCTCGCGATACTTCTCAAGCTCTGGTGATGCAGGCACAAATACTGAATAACCGAGGGTGACATACTCAGAAATATTCAGGAAAGCGATTTTGCCATTATGTATCCAGGCTTCCACCGCGAATTCCCAGCCATCCAGGTGCGATTCCATCAGCACCGGAAACTCCTCATCGGGAATCATATCGACTTCGTCTGGGGTACGAATAACCCGGTGGCCAAGGCAACCTGCCTTATCAAAGGCTTTCAGGTGAATCGGGTCGTTGGGGTCACCATCCAGCTTAAGCAAGGTTTGGTTGACGCGCTTTAAAAAGCGAAT encodes the following:
- a CDS encoding TlyA family RNA methyltransferase: MIRLDQLLVSQGLANSRTRAQRLIRNGRVYHTDGRALTKPSEKWPLDTALRIEDDPEERYASRAGLKLEGVLKALGIRLDGRGVLDIGQSTGGFTDCALQFGARHVVGVEVGHGQLAEVLRGDPRVTCLEGLNARQMSRSPALQKALTEHPIDLAVMDVSFISQTLILPEIATLLPQQGQLLSLVKPQFELEPGALDKRGVVRNPSRYAEVEQKIRAACAHCGLSISHWQESPITGSDGNREFLLLAAKH
- the mscK gene encoding mechanosensitive channel MscK, which produces MVRFAVKVVIKIVWVLALVIGSSVTAVGADTLEGVPTKEQLSGRLAELETQEGELSAQQRRDVEALEAALQAYDRLVAVDERLSALEQRIAQAPELLLRLERELNEAEESSQQLSVDHLSDMSLEALESQQAGAVVELQQLQSQLADVNSQLLAAQTLPERAQQAISDALQRSESLRRDHDEREALLEGRQLTAQNDVRLIQLRLERALAEREVSLNQRELGANSRLRELAQQRRDLLSLQIDHLEQQLNLLQGVIDRQRRLQSEQAIADAARDDPLIAEGHPVVLRAQQVNQDLSLELLRATDRTNGIVRENIEAQRQLEQVRQLQRSLNEQLEAIRGSQLLSRILREQRQSLPSIAPRRDLQDEIADLRLKQFDLVRQRDQLRQGERLASQRLQEAGLEVTPGLLDSLTRLYQSRRELVEQLEQSYGSLLSAAIELQLNQQQLLTTTRSLRATIDEHLFWVANSRPLDVNWFRQLPQNLRLEWREGEWRAILPAHWQGLSWQMLAGAPLLLMSFLLVGLRRRIKARLALIHSQIGRLKSDTQLHTPKAVLLNALLAIPGPLALAGMGVGFQAAEGALANSVAPALLQLGLSWGVVALGRRLLVPDGVAERHFTWSPAYNARLRKLLGGLGVALAPVVAIAAMSGQMETPLALRPVAIGILAAGLLAMSWWLAKLILSHVPFFGVRLFRLMLGLAMAAVPLILLGLVAWGYEYTALRLIGRFAITLYLLGLWVVVEATVVRSLAVAARRLAYRRALARRHAQVQEGAEGGLEVVDEPPLDMEKINTQSLRLSKLILLIGFSALLYLVWSDLLTVLGYLDQVSLWDAEEGDLVGDTLSISDVFAALLVIALTFIMARNLPGLLEVMVLSRLALKQGSAYAISSLLSYTIVGTGVVMALATLGVSWDKLQWLIAALSVGLGFGLQEIFANFISGLIILFERPIRIGDTITLGNLHGTVSRIRIRATTVTDFDRKEIIIPNKTFVTDQLINWSLSDNVTRVVLTYGVSHGSDLPLVHQLLRQAADENERVLTDPEPQVFCLNYGQHSLNFELRIFVNDLVDRLFAADEVNCRVDELFRDAGVRVAFEQVDVWLHPDDGKSVKVQSAKKLPPANLS
- a CDS encoding ATP-grasp domain-containing protein gives rise to the protein MQKDPNKGYIALLGWSLNAIEAAENFDRRYIVVAPDWAEEYCQKHDIPYVPWNFERLNDRSIEIAETLKDKGVDVAIPLFEETVEWAGAINSVLLDNPRLYGQSLLLRDKALMKRRAQLGGIRVGIFEEAHDKEDVIRFLKRVNQTLLKLDGDPNDPIHLKAFDKAGCLGHRVIRTPDEVDMIPDEEFPVLMESHLDGWEFAVEAWIHNGKIAFLNISEYVTLGYSVFVPASPELEKYREQITAQIEKLIKAFDIEFGLIHPEYFVTSDGEMYFGEVAYRPPGFKVFELLERVYGFNAYQASMLVFDPKSTQEEVAAFFPKEIVDADGFAGCFGVYPRRRVVSRLEIPEETEDHPYFESHELTPPAEETVTKRTAFGTHWGLIYFKGEDAHTIRDLLKRQEDLDFYV